The following coding sequences lie in one Mycobacterium sp. Z3061 genomic window:
- a CDS encoding helix-turn-helix transcriptional regulator, with the protein MTDRSGDVDPPASDHGVYGISVAAELSGVAVQSLRLYERYGLLTPARSNGGTRRYSADDLARLRRISALVDAGVNLAGIARILSLEDDNAELSAANSDLRSANRTLRGSVKHSAVQENSKTPARKPRKA; encoded by the coding sequence ATGACCGACCGTTCAGGCGACGTAGACCCGCCGGCGTCTGATCACGGCGTGTACGGGATCTCGGTAGCGGCGGAACTCTCTGGCGTCGCCGTGCAGTCACTTCGCCTCTACGAGCGGTACGGACTGCTCACGCCGGCTCGCAGTAACGGGGGGACGCGGCGCTACAGCGCCGATGACCTGGCCCGCCTGCGCCGCATCAGCGCGCTGGTCGACGCCGGCGTCAACCTCGCCGGCATCGCCCGGATCCTCAGCCTCGAGGACGACAACGCCGAGCTCTCCGCGGCCAACAGCGATCTTCGGTCTGCCAACCGAACTTTGCGGGGCTCCGTCAAACACTCCGCCGTGCAGGAGAACTCGAAGACTCCGGCGCGAAAACCCCGGAAGGCTTAG